A genome region from Thermomonospora amylolytica includes the following:
- a CDS encoding AAA family ATPase translates to MRQFGDSDPRPAAGIAARDLFERARWRYFQVQPGLRFLAGVLLTAVAVTVAVLTRQPAVVMAAVAVGVPALLGVFHLTMRSPAGTAVALVVAGWAAVSVPLGRQYPEPSHQGLFLALLAVPVAFGASRLRGYAPWRTVLVALGCAGLVAAATARPLAALHVLPAWATALGILVYRWDQARRAVPAEAYDTGWVQEQQETRLPEPVPDAPDMPDMLDDRAAGEPVDAGVPPATQVAYEQRAAAHTAPPVREPVEETPQISVGDALAELEAMIGLEPVKRQVRSIAASIEAAHLRAAAGVPSEKPMRHFVFVGPSGTGKTTVARVLAGVFYAFGLLPRASVVEASRADLVGDHLGATAIKTNRLVDSALGGVLFIDEAYSLVNQADGQPDRFGNEAVQTLLKRAEDDRDNLVIILAGYESQMEEFLDSNPGLASRFGTRVRFPSYTPEELLRIAEYHVGLREDRLDEEATRRLRSRFEDVCRRGIIDELGNGRFVRSLTEAAARARDVRVVGSGAWSGRQPTAEELVTIRAEDVETAFAEVTERYRGYDETPTLEEALGSLDAMIGLEPVKRQVREIAAQLQVAQMREAKGLPTRPPMRHFVFVGPPGTGKTTVARVLGRVFAALGLLARPSVVEAHRVDLVGEHLGATAIKTNRVIDSALGGVLFIDEAYALDNPGYGGGDAFGAEAVQTLLKRAEDDRDRFVVVLAGYEADMDRFLRSNPGLASRFDVRVVFPSYGPDELLLIAQSIAEQGGDRWEDAALDDLALIFQRVCGLGRIDELGNGRFARSLYEKACASRALRAARLGAAATPADLTVLTAEDVRAAYTELQPRRR, encoded by the coding sequence ATGCGACAGTTCGGGGACTCCGATCCCCGCCCGGCGGCGGGGATCGCGGCGCGGGATCTCTTCGAACGCGCGCGCTGGCGGTACTTCCAGGTTCAGCCGGGGCTGCGTTTCCTGGCCGGGGTGCTGCTGACGGCGGTCGCGGTGACCGTCGCGGTGCTGACCCGCCAGCCGGCCGTCGTCATGGCCGCGGTCGCGGTGGGCGTCCCGGCGCTGCTGGGGGTGTTCCACCTGACGATGCGCTCCCCGGCGGGCACGGCGGTGGCGCTGGTGGTCGCGGGCTGGGCGGCGGTCTCGGTGCCGCTGGGCCGGCAGTACCCCGAGCCCTCGCACCAGGGCCTGTTCCTGGCGCTGCTGGCGGTGCCGGTGGCGTTCGGGGCGTCCCGGCTGCGGGGGTACGCGCCGTGGCGCACGGTGCTGGTGGCGCTGGGCTGCGCGGGGCTGGTGGCGGCGGCCACCGCCCGGCCGCTGGCGGCGCTGCACGTGCTGCCCGCCTGGGCGACCGCGCTGGGGATCCTGGTCTACCGCTGGGACCAGGCGCGCCGCGCGGTGCCCGCCGAGGCGTACGACACCGGCTGGGTGCAGGAGCAGCAGGAGACCCGGCTGCCGGAGCCCGTCCCCGACGCGCCCGACATGCCCGACATGCTCGATGACCGTGCCGCCGGCGAGCCGGTGGACGCCGGGGTGCCGCCCGCCACCCAGGTCGCCTACGAGCAGCGCGCCGCCGCCCACACCGCCCCGCCGGTCCGCGAGCCGGTCGAGGAGACCCCGCAGATCTCCGTCGGGGACGCGCTCGCCGAACTGGAGGCCATGATCGGGCTGGAGCCGGTCAAACGGCAGGTCCGGTCCATCGCCGCGTCCATCGAGGCGGCGCACCTGCGGGCGGCGGCGGGGGTGCCGAGCGAGAAGCCGATGCGGCACTTCGTGTTCGTCGGGCCGTCCGGCACCGGCAAGACCACCGTGGCGCGGGTGCTGGCCGGGGTGTTCTATGCGTTCGGGCTGCTGCCGCGGGCCAGCGTGGTCGAGGCGTCCCGGGCCGACCTGGTCGGCGACCATCTGGGCGCCACCGCCATCAAGACCAACCGGCTGGTGGACTCCGCGCTGGGCGGGGTGCTGTTCATCGACGAGGCGTACTCGCTGGTCAACCAGGCCGACGGGCAGCCGGACCGGTTCGGCAACGAGGCGGTGCAGACGCTGCTGAAGCGGGCCGAGGACGACCGCGACAACCTGGTGATCATCCTGGCCGGGTACGAGTCGCAGATGGAGGAGTTCCTGGACTCCAACCCGGGGCTGGCGTCCCGGTTCGGCACCCGGGTCCGGTTCCCCTCCTACACGCCGGAGGAACTGCTGCGGATCGCCGAGTACCACGTCGGGCTGCGCGAGGACCGGCTCGACGAGGAGGCGACGCGGCGTCTGCGGTCCCGGTTCGAGGACGTGTGCCGGCGCGGCATCATCGACGAGCTCGGCAACGGCCGGTTCGTGCGGTCGCTGACCGAGGCGGCGGCCCGCGCCCGCGACGTGCGGGTGGTCGGGTCCGGGGCCTGGTCGGGCCGGCAGCCGACCGCCGAGGAGCTGGTGACCATCCGCGCCGAGGACGTGGAGACCGCGTTCGCCGAGGTCACCGAACGGTACCGGGGCTACGACGAGACGCCCACCCTGGAGGAGGCGCTGGGCTCGCTGGACGCGATGATCGGGCTGGAGCCGGTCAAACGGCAGGTCCGGGAGATCGCCGCGCAGCTCCAGGTCGCCCAGATGCGCGAGGCCAAGGGGCTGCCGACCCGCCCGCCGATGCGGCACTTCGTGTTCGTCGGGCCGCCCGGCACCGGCAAGACCACGGTCGCGCGGGTGCTGGGCCGGGTGTTCGCGGCGCTGGGACTGCTGGCCCGGCCGTCGGTGGTGGAGGCACACCGGGTGGACCTGGTGGGGGAGCATCTGGGGGCCACCGCGATCAAGACCAACCGGGTGATCGACTCGGCGCTGGGCGGGGTGCTGTTCATCGACGAGGCGTACGCGCTGGACAACCCCGGCTACGGCGGCGGGGACGCGTTCGGCGCGGAGGCGGTGCAGACGCTGCTGAAGCGCGCCGAGGACGACCGGGACCGGTTCGTGGTGGTGCTGGCCGGCTACGAGGCCGACATGGACCGGTTCCTGCGGTCCAACCCGGGGCTGGCGTCGCGGTTCGACGTGCGGGTGGTGTTCCCCTCCTACGGGCCGGACGAGCTGCTGCTGATCGCCCAGTCCATCGCCGAGCAGGGCGGGGACCGGTGGGAGGACGCCGCCCTGGACGACCTGGCGCTGATCTTCCAGCGGGTGTGCGGGCTGGGCCGGATCGACGAGCTGGGCAACGGCCGGTTCGCCCGTTCGCTGTACGAGAAGGCGTGCGCCTCCCGGGCGCTGCGGGCCGCCCGGCTGGGCGCGGCGGCCACCCCCGCTGACCTGACCGTGCTGACCGCCGAGGACGTCCGCGCCGCCTATACCGAGCTGCAGCCCCGGCGGCGCTGA
- a CDS encoding winged helix DNA-binding domain-containing protein produces MESLTWSQVLAWRMRRQHVLEPGALSAVEVARRLAGVQAQVASAASLAVAVRQASPEPGETARALWEDRTLVKTWAMRGTLHLLPADEAPAYLALCATVRNWEKASWQKNFGPTPAELEAIAEAATDALAGGACLTREELTAEIVERTSSEHLAEALGSGWGALLKPLAFWGVLCFGPSQGTKVTFCAPARHIPGWADPPPIEDAARTVIRAYFGAHGPATVDAFDAWLMRKTHSRKDLRTWFAAAADDLVQVDIEGTLAYAPADHLDELTETAPATGTVRLLGGFDQYVLGAGTNAAYLIPPDHRSEVSRTAGWISPVVLHEGRVAGTWEPKNGITTTLWEDVPADLLTAQITRLRPLLNAPS; encoded by the coding sequence ATGGAGTCGTTGACCTGGTCGCAGGTGCTGGCATGGCGGATGCGGCGGCAACACGTGCTGGAGCCGGGCGCCCTGTCGGCCGTGGAGGTGGCGCGGCGGCTGGCCGGGGTGCAGGCCCAGGTGGCCTCCGCCGCGTCGCTGGCGGTCGCCGTACGGCAGGCGTCGCCCGAGCCGGGGGAGACCGCCCGCGCCCTGTGGGAGGACCGGACCCTGGTCAAGACGTGGGCGATGCGCGGCACCCTGCACCTGCTGCCCGCCGACGAGGCCCCCGCCTACCTGGCCCTGTGCGCCACGGTCCGCAACTGGGAGAAGGCGAGCTGGCAGAAGAACTTCGGCCCCACCCCCGCCGAACTGGAGGCCATCGCCGAGGCCGCCACGGATGCGCTCGCCGGGGGCGCCTGCCTGACCCGTGAGGAGCTCACCGCCGAGATCGTCGAGCGCACCAGCTCCGAGCATCTGGCCGAGGCGCTGGGCTCCGGCTGGGGCGCCCTGCTCAAACCCCTGGCCTTCTGGGGCGTGCTGTGCTTCGGCCCCTCCCAGGGCACCAAGGTCACCTTCTGCGCCCCCGCCCGCCACATCCCCGGCTGGGCCGATCCGCCCCCGATCGAGGACGCCGCCCGCACCGTCATCCGCGCCTACTTCGGCGCCCACGGCCCCGCCACGGTGGACGCCTTCGACGCCTGGCTGATGCGCAAGACCCACAGCCGCAAGGACCTCAGGACCTGGTTCGCCGCCGCGGCCGACGACCTGGTCCAGGTCGACATCGAGGGCACCCTCGCGTACGCGCCGGCCGACCATCTGGACGAGCTGACCGAGACCGCCCCCGCCACCGGCACCGTCCGCCTGTTGGGCGGCTTCGACCAGTACGTCCTGGGCGCCGGCACCAACGCCGCCTACCTCATCCCGCCCGATCACCGCTCCGAGGTCAGCCGCACCGCCGGCTGGATCTCCCCGGTCGTTCTCCACGAGGGCCGCGTGGCGGGCACCTGGGAGCCCAAGAACGGCATCACCACCACGCTGTGGGAGGACGTCCCCGCGGACCTGCTCACCGCCCAGATCACCCGCCTGCGCCCCCTCCTGAACGCCCCCTCCTGA